A window of the Henckelia pumila isolate YLH828 chromosome 3, ASM3356847v2, whole genome shotgun sequence genome harbors these coding sequences:
- the LOC140886844 gene encoding calcium-dependent protein kinase 9-like encodes MGICVSKQRDSKPNANGQKSRNGVHAPIQITMSPGYAAQLPHVTPLGNPQPPIHKTNTILGKAYQDVRAHYNLGSELGRGQFGVTHLCTDISTGQKYACKSIAKKKLVTKSDKEDMRREIQIMQHMSGQSNIVEFKGAYEDNDSVHLVMELCEGGELFDRIIARGHYNERDAASMCRSIVNVVHICHFMGVMHRDLKPENFLLSDKSEQALLKATDFGLSVFIEGGKIYKDVVGSAYYVAPEVLRRKYGKEADIWSAGVMLYILLCGVPPFWAETEKGIFDAILRGHIDFESQPWPSISPSAKDLVRRMLNEDPKKRITAAEVLEHPWIKGGAASDKPIDSAVLSRMKQFRAMNKLKKLALKVIAENLSAEEIQGLKAMFRNMDTDNSGSITYEELKTGLARLGSKLTEAEVKQLMEAADVDGNGTIDYIEFITATMHRHRLEREENLYKAFLYFDKDKSGYITRDELESAMQEYGMGDPSTIKEIISEVDSDNDGRINYEEFCNMMRTGTQQPVKMF; translated from the exons ATGGGGATCTGTGTAAGCAAACAGAGAGATTCCAAGCCAAATGCTAATGGGCAGAAATCAAGAAACGGAGTCCACGCCCCAATCCAAATCACGATGTCCCCTGGCTACGCAGCTCAATTACCGCACGTAACACCTCTGGGGAACCCGCAGCCGCCGATTCACAAAACAAACACGATTCTTGGGAAGGCGTACCAGGATGTCAGAGCACATTACAACCTCGGATCAGAACTGGGGAGGGGCCAATTTGGAGTCACGCATCTCTGCACTGATATTTCAACTGGTCAGAAGTATGCGTGCAAGTCCATTGCCAAGAAGAAACTCGTCACCAAGAGCGACAAAGAGGATATGAGGAGAGAAATTCAGATAATGCAGCACATGAGTGGGCAGTCTAACATTGTTGAGTTTAAGGGTGCTTATGAAGATAATGATTCGGTGCATTTGGTGATGGAGTTGTGTGAAGGTGGGGAGCTTTTCGATCGGATTATTGCCAGGGGACATTACAATGAAAGGGACGCGGCTTCCATGTGCAGAAGCATTGTGAATGTGGTGCACATTTGCCATTTTATGGGCGTGATGCACAGGGATCTTAAGCCAGAGAATTTCTTGTTATCTGATAAGAGTGAGCAAGCTCTTCTCAAAGCAACAGACTTCGGGTTATCGGTTTTCATTGAAGGAG GTAAAATATACAAGGATGTAGTAGGGAGTGCATACTACGTAGCACCCGAAGTTTTACGACGCAAATATGGAAAAGAAGCTGACATATGGAGTGCAGGAGTCATGTTGTATATTTTACTTTGCGGTGTGCCTCCTTTTTGGGCTG AAACCGAGAAAGGAATATTTGATGCTATACTTAGAGGACACATTGATTTCGAAAGTCAACCTTGGCCCTCGATTTCACCTAGCGCCAAGGATCTGGTCCGCAGGATGCTTAATGAGGATCCGAAGAAACGAATTACAGCTGCCGAAGTTCTTG AGCATCCTTGGATTAAAGGAGGGGCAGCATCAGATAAACCGATAGACAGTGCAGTGCTCTCTAGGATGAAGCAATTCAGGGCAATGAACAAGCTTAAAAAACTTGCACTTAAG GTCATCGCGGAAAATCTTTCTGCAGAAGAAATTCAAGGGCTTAAAGCAATGTTCAGGAATATGGATACTGATAATAGTGGCAGTATCACTTACGAAGAACTTAAAACTGGATTGGCCAGACTCGGCTCAAAACTTACTGAGGCTGAAGTTAAACAGCTAATGGAAGCT GCTGATGTGGATGGAAATGGAACGATTGACTACATTGAGTTTATTACCGCTACAATGCACAGACACAGATTAGAAAGGGAAGAAAATCTGTACAAAGCTTTCCTATACTTTGACAAAGATAAGAGTGG GTACATCACGAGGGATGAACTTGAAAGTGCTATGCAAGAGTATGGAATGGGCGACCCGTCCACCATAAAAGAAATAATCTCTGAAGTTGACTCTGATAAT GATGGAAGAATCAACTATGAAGAGTTCTGTAACATGATGAGAACTGGAACCCAACAGCCAGTTAAGATGTTCTAA
- the LOC140886845 gene encoding protein translation factor SUI1 homolog 2 → MVDIHVEIPTAFDPFAEAKDSGAPGAKEYVHIRIQQRNGKKSLTTVQGLKKEFSYEKILKDVKKEFCCNGNVVQDKELGKVIQLQGDQRKNVSQFLISAGIVKKDQIKIHGF, encoded by the coding sequence ATGGTTGATATTCACGTGGAAATTCCGACCGCTTTCGATCCCTTTGCCGAGGCCAAAGATTCGGGTGCCCCTGGTGCTAAGGAGTATGTTCACATACGCATACAGCAGAGGAATGGAAAGAAAAGCTTGACGACTGTGCAGGGGCTGAAGAAGGAATTCAGCTACGAGAAGATTCTCAAAGATGTCAAGAAAGAGTTCTGCTGCAACGGTAATGTTGTTCAGGACAAAGAGCTGGGCAAGGTGATTCAGCTCCAAGGCGATCAGCGCAAGAATGTATCGCAGTTTCTGATCAGTGCCGGAATCGTCAAGAAGGATCAGATCAAGATACATGGTTTCTGA